From one Lotus japonicus ecotype B-129 chromosome 3, LjGifu_v1.2 genomic stretch:
- the LOC130742492 gene encoding peroxidase P7-like, which produces MAPHSHFFAALSILLSLLACSANAQLTPTFYDRSCPKLQTIVRNAMVQTIKKEARMGASILRLFFHDCFVNGCDGSILLDDIGTTFVGEKNAAPNKNSARGFEVIDTIKTNVEASCNNTVSCADILALATRDGINLLGGPTWQVPLGRRDARTASQRKANTEIPSPSSDLSTLISMFSAKGLSARDLTVLSGGHTIGQAECQFFRSRVNNETNIDAAFAASRKTNCPASGGGDTNLAPLETLTPTKFENNYYRDLVARKGLLHSDQVLFNGGSQDALVKSYAANNAAFFRDFAAAMVKMSKISPLTGTNGEIRKNCRVVN; this is translated from the exons ATGGCTCCCCATTCCCATTTCTTTGCTGCACTCTCCATTCTTCTTTCTCTCCTAGCCTGTTCTGCTAATGCACAACTTACTCCCACCTTCTATGACAGATCTTGTCCCAAGCTTCAAACCATTGTGCGCAATGCAATGGTCCAAACTATCAAAAAAGAAGCTAGGATGGGAGCCTCTATCCTTCGCCTGTTCTTCCATGACTGCTTTGTAAAT GGTTGTGATGGATCAATCTTATTGGATGACATTGGTACTACCTTTGTGGGAGAAAAGAATGCAGCACCAAATAAAAATTCAGCTAGGGGCTTTGAAGTGATTGACACCATTAAAACCAACGTAGAAGCTTCTTGCAACAATACTGTCTCATGTGCAGATATTCTAGCACTTGCCACAAGAGATGGAATAAATCTG CTTGGAGGACCAACATGGCAAGTACCACTTGGCCGAAGAGATGCAAGAACAGCAAGCCAGAGAAAAGCCAACACTGAAATCCCTTCACCATCCTCCGACCTCTCCACCCTCATCTCCATGTTCAGCGCCAAGGGTCTATCAGCCCGTGACCTCACCGTGCTCTCCGGTGGCCACACCATAGGCCAAGCAGAATGCCAGTTTTTCCGATCACGTGTCAACAACGAGACCAACATTGATGCCGCCTTCGCAGCCTCCAGAAAAACCAACTGCCCTGCCTCCGGCGGCGGAGACACCAATTTAGCCCCTCTTGAGACCCTCACGCCGACCAAATTCGAGAACAACTACTACCGAGACCTCGTGGCTCGCAAAGGACTTCTCCACTCTGATCAGGTGCTTTTCAATGGTGGATCTCAGGATGCTCTGGTTAAGAGTTATGCTGCCAATAATGCTGCTTTTTTTAGAGATTTTGCTGCTGCTATGGTGAAGATGAGTAAAATTAGTCCTCTCACTGGGACTAATGGAGAAATCAGAAAGAATTGCAGGGTTGTCAATTAA